The genomic interval GACgtcattgaccagaaattcaaattatttgtcacctGGAGTCCCCAAAAGTAATAACTAAAAAAAACAGtttgatggctgaaggcctggatagcaaattcttgagaagcaattaaacttcttcgagagatatttaaagaacgatcatcaacatttcagtgttaagatattttgtctgattaaaatttcttaagaaaaaataCACTCATtactgaaggccttattaacaagaaattcaaattcCTTGTTGGCTGGAGGCCTAAACagtaataactcaaaattaaattttttttttaattatcacattctgaccaaatcaagagagaagtggacctcagacagtgctccaaagagcgacctgggaaagtcgctcagctTCCTAAAAGatgagacaggcaaccaagagtTTTATTCACTTAACCaggtggcaactcaaactagtgtcagtttaaacgcagaccaacactcttgcattATCTACCTAACATCTGATAGCCAATACAATGAtgaaataacccaggcaaggcggaactggCAGACAGCACTGCATCTCCATAATCCAGTGCTTaggacatccagaagcagaaggaagcaCTATGACCAaattagtccaaaagaaacaaaatatacgaaccacaatcaaggaggctgtttaACTACATACCTTACTGGACAGCAGCGGCAATTCCGGCGAAAATACACTAATCTCCAactcaggtaactggggcgttaatgaCCACTAGgcaggaaaataccgctggttgaacctcactaataataacacaaggaattcaatgattaataataagaagtggaagaCAGCTAATTAATtttgccaactccaaacactccactcgctgcACTTCATCTCAGCGACCCTACAAGCAGGGACGCGCAAATAAACGGCTTGATctgaaaatagtggaggtttcactgcagggttaatgttcactcagctGAAACTTCCTCGaaccggtggacaacgaggttgtggccctcgaaACTACagctcctcgatccggcagtgcctgcgtgcTGCCAGCGGTCCTTGCATGTCCTCGCACTGCCTgacttcactgctgctccgtcccaactgaatTCCCCGACAAATcccgacccggaaaacacttgacgtccctCAAAAGATAGTAccactgccactcacggacagacaatgctagcaaacatagtggcgccagtaaacacaagaaaaaaacgaaacacCACTATACTTATTAcatgatgccaacctaccaacggcaccaatgtGAGCCGCAACACGACTCATATATTACCATCGCAAATAAATGTTATGAATAGTGAGAGCATGCTTGATGCCTCGTAGATCTCTCACAGAGGTGTGAGCCATGACACAACGAAGGAATATAAGAGTCAAAGCTTCCAAAATGTAACGGAAgaggcataacatgtggtacttgtgtagaacaaatagcagGTACTTAAGTCGGGAGGTCCTTTCATTAAtcgtcgctgttgcaaacggatgttacaCCACGATATAGACACACATTTGAATACAACGAACAGACATGTAACAGACCGGaagaccagttcataattttgtgggaaaaaagTGGGGCGTGAGTGAGTTTTGAACCTGGACTTCTCTCTAAGCAGTCCAACGCTGTCAGAGTGTGACCACGAGACCACAAGGCCACAATCGTTTACATTCTCTCGACTTGCAGATGTTGACATTTGACCGTCCACTGTTTCCATTTTGATTCTTTTttcccacagttcagtacaccttcttggtTTCGTGcttatgtgtgttcagtttttgacgggatatgAAATGGGCCATCTTACTACTAAATGTGAGGGGGCCGCGATGGGGAGTTTCCATCGTCAGTGTGTTCCTCTACAGCCTTTGCAAACGGAAGGGAACGCGGCCGCCGTTCtcggttgcagacccgcaggagGAGTGCTGCCAGGACGGGGTGCCGGTGTGCTCGCAGCTGAGCCGGCGGCTGCGGGTCCCCGATCTGGGCTGCGAACTGCTGTGCCGTGCCCAGGGACACCCCGGCTCGCTGGGCTGCAGCTACCGGCCGCCCGTGGCCACCTGCGGCTGCCGCAACGACGCCGCCCTCTCCGCGGCGCTGCCTCCAGAGGCGGACGCCGACTACGCGGCCCAGCCGGAGCTGCGCATGCTCGGCGGCAGAGTACCGGACCTCAGGACTCTGCCGCGTACGAGATTCTAACAAGCGACGTCATCTTGCACCTATAATTTTCTGTCCTGGCAGCATATACGTCGTCAAATGGTAACACTTATTTCATACGGTTCCAGCTCAGTAGATGAGACGTTCGGCAGCTGTTAGTTTTGACTAATGAGAAATAATGTTGCTACATCTATTTGTGTGTCATAGTGAACTAATGAGATGAATCTGCTCTAACATCCCAACCCACCACTACATATCTCTTCAAAAACCGTTCACCTTTCCTTAATAGCTATGGGTTGGTAATCGATTATCTGGTTCTGGTGTTACTTAAAAACTGTCCATTttattaggttaattaagtttcaaTAAGAACTGACGCAACAGTTATTTAGCTATACAAAATCATTTGATTTTCCTTAATAGCTATGCGTTGGCAATAAATTATCTGGCACTAGTGGCAATTAAAAATCTGTGTattttaaaagtgtaattaaatttGAATAACAACCTCTGTATCAGTTATTTAACTCGACAAAAGGATTCTGTCATCCATGCTGAGCAAAGGCACTTTTTCTATCCTTTCTGCATCCAAGCAGTAGCGTAGTGTGAAACCTACCTTCTTTTTgcttgtttaaatttttttgggGAAATACTTCACGATTTCTTACAAACTTGGGCTACTCCGACGAAACTCAGCAGAGCTACCTGATCAATTGAAATCTAAACTACTGTAAAAATCCTTAAAGAAGAATGCACACTGTATTATGGTAATTATTAAAtagattttaaaaatactgtcttgTTGCTCAAAAATATTCACTTGTGTTTCTGAATCTCTTTATTgttgaaaattttgtatttgtggcgaCCCACAGCTTCCAGATGCTTAATAAAAGTAAACATGGTCCATAGTAGGTTGTACTATGATCTaaatttaatcgtgcgattagctaatttcgactaggcgtcattgtcaagcacattttTAACATCTGTATTCGTCTCCTTCTTTACTTGTAAATAAGAATGATTTGAAAATAACTTGAAATACAGATAATGTGCTTCATAATTACACTTAGTCGTCCTTACAGAGGACGCAATATAATAAGCCACTGAAATGAATTTCACTGCAGTTCTTACTAATAATAATCGCTTCAATGCAACACATCagttgaaaaagaaaagaattctGAGAAACGAAGATCCGAGTTCACCACTCCAAACCAATATTAGTTAACTGGTTAgtattcttttctttattgtacttGATTTCTCCAtctggggcaggctggcagcagcatatgcactactcttcagctgaaagacataaattatacaacagaaaacatttaaaattacaaaggagaaaatatggcgttCATAAAAATAAAAAGGGGGGACATAATGGAAGAGAGCAGACAAAAAGGAGGCGACTgtgaaatggagataaaaacctgaaaaaagtaTTGCTCACAAAAAAACCTCACACTgggacagttaaaagaacacaaggcgaagtatggcTGGAGCATAAAAGTAGCGATGGACGGCATAGCACATAACGATCACTGACAATAACACTATGTAAAAGTCCAGcatacaattaaaatcacagctctcgacgcacaggagaacagcagCAAACACAACACTGGAGGggaaggtgctggaaattgccctgatgaaggagatggaggatgtgctggagagagggagggatacagtgatagagaCGTGGCAACAGGagaggggtggagaggaaggaggaaaccatgaGTTGGGGGTAACAAGCCTGTGGACTGTgtgaaggatgtggagatgttggaggaggTGGTGAagggaataaggtcatacaggagtCGTGAGGGGGAAGGCAGGTGGATGCGTAAGGCAAGGTGGAGTGcacggcgttcaaggatttggaggatcTTGTAAAAgcggggggtggggaggaggggggaggggtggagatccaagcaatgctggcataacatagGATAGGAAAGACGAGGGATTTGCAGGTGTGGAGGTGTTGACTTTGTGTTGGAAGTGGTGGGAGCAGAGTCAGCAATGACACACTTCTAGGTTTTTTTGGAGACTATaggctgggaggaggggagaggatggggaggagagggaggtgatGGCTAGCAGATCCCATAAGCATGGTGAAGGTGCTCGGAGAAGCAACTGGTTCAATGGTGACGATTGTGGTCCTGCGTGATGTGATGGGTGCGAGGGATGCAGATGAAGAAATGACGGGTGGGTCAGAGAAGGGAAGCCAACCACCAGAGGGTTGGCAATGGAGGCTGCAGTGGAGGTGCACATGAGGGTGGGGGCAGGAGTGGGAGCTGTTGTGGGTGTGGAGACTGGAGGAAGGGTGTAGATGTGGGGTACACAGCAGCGGAGGAGATGGGAGTTTCGgtgagtggggggaggggaggcgaggtataaggagggaggccagggacggcactccaggaagtgatattggaagagggggaggggaaggtgtgaatgacagtggaggtgggaaggCGATGGACTCTCGGACAGACGGACAGCAGGTGGGGCTGACGACGATAGACGGCGGCTGCAAGACGGCGACGGACGGACGGCAGGCTGACGCGagcaacaggcggcggcggcggcggcggcggcggcggcggcggcggaggcggaggcgagaTCCGGACGCTGGCGAACAGGCAGGTGGGTAGCGGCGATGGCGGACGAACGAACGACAGTGGCCAGCTGGCACACACACGAACAGATAAACAGACACACGGATGGACTGAcagagcaacagcaacagcaacaggcgCTTTGAAAACACAGATTTAATCCTGAGGGTAGCCCAGGCTCCGCAATCTATCGTCTTCGAAAGAGGGGATCCAACGCTCGAGTTAGTTTCACATTCTATAGATCAATTGCGCAATAAATCATTTGATGTGGAACGATTAATTTTACATTAACACGCAGCACATTTACGagtcttattttccttttttgtctttttctttattactgttatcattattaAATACAATGATCACCCAAAGCATAATAACCACTGACCACCGAGatgttggatgctgcctggtggcgttgcggtatCTATGCAGAGCAGACATGTATGGGCGACCACGCTagcaaagttgtttttttttttttttttttttttttttttttttttttttttttttttgttatcagtctactgactggtttgatgcggcccgccacgaattccttttctgtgctaacctcttcatctcagagtagcacttgcaacctacgtcctcaattatttgcttgacgtattccaatctctgtcttcctctacagtttttgccctctacagctccctctagtaccatggaagtcattccctcatgtcttagcagatgtcctatcatcctgtcccttctccttatccgtgttttccacatattcctttcctctccgattctgcgtagaacctcctcattccttaccttatcagtccacctgcttttcaacattcgtctatagcaccacatctcaaatgcttcgattctcttctgttccgcttttcccacagtccatgtttcactactatacaatgctgtactccagacgtacatcctcagaaatttcttcctcaaattaaggccggtatttgatattagtagacctctcttggccagaaatgccttttttgccatagcgagtctgcttttgatgtcctccttgctccgtccgtcattggttattttactgcctaggtagcagaattccttaacttcattgacttcgtgaccatcaatcctgatgttaagtttctcgctgttctcatttctactacttctccttaccttcgtctttctccgatatactcgcaaacaatactgtgtactcattagactgttcattccgttcagcagatcatttaattcttcttcactttcactcaggacagcaatgccatcagcgaatcgtatctttgttatcctttcaccttgtattttaattccactcctgaacctttcttttatttccatcattgcttcctcgatgtacagactgaagagtaggggcgaaaggctacaaccttgttttactcccttcttaatacgaggacttcgttcttgatcgtccactcttattattccctcttggttgttgtacatattgtatatgacccgtctctccctatagcttacccctacttttttcagaatcttgaacagcttgcgccattttatattgtcgaacgctttttccaggtcgacaaatcctatgagcgtgtcttgatttttctttagccttgcttccattattagccgtaacgtcagaattgcctctctcgtgcctttacttttcctaaagccaaactgatcgtcacctagcgcattctcaattttcttttccattcttctgtataatattcttgtaagaagcttcgatgcatgatctgttaagctgattgggcgataattctcgcacttgtcagctcgtgccatcttcggaattgtgtggatgatgtttttccgaaagtcagatggtatgtcgccagactcatatattctacacaccaacgtgaatagtcgttttgttgccacttccgctaatgattttagaaattctcatggaatgttatctatcccttctgccttatttgaccgtaagtcctccaaagctcttttaaattccgattctaatactggatcccctatatcttctaaatcgactactgtttcttcttctatcacatcagacaaatcttcaccctcatagaggctttcgatgtattctttccacctatctgctctctcctctgcatttaacagtggaattcccgttgcactcttaatgttaacaccgttgcttttaatgtcaccaaaggttgtcttgactttcctgtatgctgagtctgtccttccgacaatcatatctttttcgacatcttcacatttttcctgcagccatttcgtcttagcttccctgcacttcctatttatttcattcctcagagacttgtatttctgtattcctggttttccaggaacatgtttgtacttcctcctttcatcaatcaactgaagtatttcttctgttacccatggtttcttcgcagctaccttctttgtacctatgttttccttcccaacttctgtgatggccctttttagagacgtccattcctcttcaactgtgttgccttctgcgctattccttattgctgtatttatagcgttagagaacttcaaacgtatctcgtcattccttagaacttccatatcccacttcttagcgtattgattcttcctgactaatgtctttaacttcagcctactcttcatcactactatattgcgatctgagtctatatcttctcctgggtacgccttacaatccagtacttgatttaggaatctctgaccatgatgtaatctaattgaaatcttcccgtatctcccggcctcttccaagtatacctcctcctcttgtgattcttggacagggtattcgctattactagccgaaacttgttgcagaactcaattagtctttctccccttccattccttgtcccaagcccatattctcctgtaacctttccttctactccttcccctacaactgcataccagttgcccatgactattagattttcgtccccctttacatactgcattaccctttcaatatcctcatacactttctctatctgttcatcttcagcttgcgacgtcggcatgtatacctgaactatctttgtcggtgctggtctgctgtcgattctgattagaacaacccggtcaccgaactgttcacggtaacagaccctctgccctaccttcctattcataacgaatcatacactTGTTATACCACTTACTACTAGCAAAGATATGGGATGCAAATTCGGAAATCCATCGAGATAAGCGACTTTCATAAAGGACAGATTATTAATACGCAGAGCctgtggttggttggctggtttgtgggattgaagggactagACTGCTAGGaccattggtccctttttccaaaaacttcaaacacccacaaagaataaaaagGAACAATGGACATGACAAGAGACAACACAGGACAAGGAAGTgtcagacagagaccagacaaaaggaattaaaatcacacagagtgtgacagtgcttGGCCAACCATAGAGACAAAAATagaaaagccaaccacctagaaacacactaaaaacacccagtctaaaatcgtaggccaaaggccagactcaacacaaaaaagacgaacacttagatcaagtgataaaaaccccctgctcgaataaaacgcaaaactaagcctacCATGGCAGTTTTATCTGTTAAAAGGGTAGGGTGCTTATCTggcagtgcaaacgtctgcctgagcacagttaaaaggggacaggtcaacaaaatgtggaccatcgTCATGGCCgacccgcagcgacatagaggcgGGTCCTCAAGGTGCAGTAAATAGCTGTGCGTTGACCGGGTGTGGTCATTGCGGAGCCAacgaaggacaactgattccctgcgagtgcCTTGCagaacagactgctccattcagtaaAAGCTCAGGGATGCTGACGGTGTCTGATAGCCATAGAGTCACCTAATGTTGGCCCAAACCTGAGATGGAGAGGAATGGAGGCcagtggtggagacatacctttcccagcactagtGCTTGTGTTGTCGAATGATGCGGCGGGCCCGCgcatggagctgtttaaaggcgatgaggtATTGCAATGAGGGATGCCACTTGTGATGCTGAAGTGCCAgcctgcgatctttaatcgcctcagcgatctcaggcgacgaccaaggcacagtcctccgctgaggggacccagaagaacagagGATGGCAAATTCTGCAGAATTAAGGATGAAAGTGGTGCCCGAGTGAACCACGGTATCAGTGGTGTtattggaaagaggctcaatagtggcaatggaggtgaacaagtcccagtcagccttattcatagcccatctgcaggggtgcccagaagagtgatgctgtgCTAGTGACAAAGTTCAGAAAAGTGGTCACTACCGCggaagtcgtcatgcacactccattggacagacggtatgaggctagggctgcaga from Schistocerca gregaria isolate iqSchGreg1 chromosome 6, iqSchGreg1.2, whole genome shotgun sequence carries:
- the LOC126278224 gene encoding uncharacterized protein LOC126278224: MKAVLAILVATAALTAASRFGMPYGRAVSPDPQEECCQDGVPVCSQLSRRLRVPDLGCELLCRAQGHPGSLGCSYRPPVATCGCRNDAALSAALPPEADADYAAQPELRMLGGRVPDLRTLPRTRF